The following are encoded in a window of Rubritalea squalenifaciens DSM 18772 genomic DNA:
- the rplR gene encoding 50S ribosomal protein L18, producing MSKLNRKSVRQRIHSRIRKKVAGTAERPRLAVKYSNQHVYAQLIDDVAGVTICSASSLDKSIETPSSNVATAAKVGELIGSRAKDKNVEAVVFDRGGHLFHGKIKALADAAREAGLKF from the coding sequence ATGAGCAAACTCAATCGTAAATCAGTCCGCCAGCGTATCCACAGCCGTATCCGCAAGAAAGTTGCTGGTACAGCCGAGCGTCCACGCCTCGCGGTCAAGTATTCCAACCAACACGTCTATGCACAGCTGATTGACGATGTAGCAGGTGTTACCATCTGTTCTGCATCCTCACTCGACAAGAGCATCGAGACTCCATCTTCCAACGTTGCTACTGCAGCTAAGGTAGGTGAACTCATCGGTAGCCGCGCCAAGGACAAGAATGTGGAAGCCGTTGTCTTCGACCGCGGTGGTCACCTTTTCCACGGCAAGATCAAGGCTCTTGCAGACGCAGCACGTGAAGCAGGTCTTAAATTCTAA
- the rplF gene encoding 50S ribosomal protein L6, whose translation MSRVGLKSISLPDKVSVTESNGTVSVEGPKGKLEFQLPAGISVSQEDSSLSVNRASEQRQMRALHGTCRSLINNMIVGVSEGFTKELEIIGVGFRAAVKGDKLDLSLGKSHPILHPIPSGITVTVTDNTKVKVEGIDKQGVGQFAAEVRSYYKPEPYKGKGIRYVGEYVRRKAGKSVGK comes from the coding sequence ATGTCACGAGTAGGTCTTAAATCCATCTCACTTCCAGATAAGGTAAGCGTTACTGAGAGCAACGGCACCGTTTCCGTTGAAGGTCCTAAAGGTAAGCTTGAATTCCAGCTTCCAGCAGGTATTTCCGTTTCTCAGGAAGACAGCTCTCTTAGTGTTAACCGTGCTTCTGAGCAGCGCCAGATGCGCGCCCTTCACGGCACTTGCCGCAGTCTCATCAACAACATGATTGTTGGTGTTTCCGAAGGCTTCACCAAGGAACTTGAAATCATCGGTGTTGGTTTCCGTGCAGCGGTCAAGGGCGATAAGCTCGACCTCAGCCTCGGTAAATCCCACCCGATCCTTCACCCAATTCCATCCGGTATCACTGTTACTGTAACAGACAATACCAAGGTGAAAGTTGAAGGTATCGACAAGCAGGGTGTAGGTCAGTTCGCGGCTGAAGTTCGCAGCTACTACAAGCCGGAGCCATACAAAGGTAAGGGTATCCGTTATGTGGGCGAATACGTTCGTCGTAAGGCTGGTAAGAGCGTTGGTAAGTAA
- the rpsH gene encoding 30S ribosomal protein S8 produces the protein MAVLSDPISDFLTRLKNASNAGNETFTAPYSKIKESIAQILADEGYIWNYEVKKDGKFPEIQVKVKYSDAGEKVITDLKRVSKPGLRQYVGAGEIPRVLNGLGISIISTSKGLMTGATAKKQNIGGEVLALVW, from the coding sequence ATGGCAGTTCTTAGCGACCCAATTTCCGATTTCCTTACCCGTTTGAAGAACGCTTCTAACGCAGGTAACGAAACATTTACCGCTCCTTACTCTAAGATTAAGGAAAGCATCGCCCAGATCCTCGCTGACGAGGGTTACATCTGGAACTACGAAGTCAAAAAAGATGGCAAGTTCCCTGAGATCCAAGTGAAGGTGAAATACTCCGACGCTGGTGAGAAGGTGATCACAGACCTCAAGCGAGTGTCTAAGCCAGGTCTTCGTCAGTATGTTGGTGCGGGTGAGATCCCGCGTGTACTCAATGGTCTTGGTATCTCCATCATCTCTACCTCCAAAGGTTTGATGACTGGTGCAACAGCCAAGAAGCAAAACATCGGCGGCGAAGTTCTCGCCCTCGTTTGGTAA
- the rplE gene encoding 50S ribosomal protein L5, with amino-acid sequence MQKYYEDTVFAALKEELGCVNPHQVPRLEKIVVTTHCGGASDRKQAVEDSVEEIAKITGQKPSVSYARKSVANFKVRAGEAVGARVTLRGARMWEFLDRFIHITAPNIRDFRGISPKSFDGRGNYAVGIPDQSIFPEVELDQIKRQIGFDLIFVTTAETDDAGRALLRALGMPFRETVKKEESAA; translated from the coding sequence ATGCAAAAATATTATGAGGACACCGTCTTCGCTGCTCTTAAAGAAGAGCTCGGATGTGTGAATCCTCATCAGGTGCCTCGCTTGGAAAAGATCGTAGTGACCACACACTGTGGTGGTGCTTCCGATCGTAAGCAGGCAGTAGAAGACTCCGTCGAGGAAATCGCTAAGATTACTGGCCAGAAGCCAAGCGTTTCCTACGCGCGTAAGTCCGTAGCTAACTTCAAGGTCCGCGCTGGTGAAGCAGTGGGTGCCCGCGTTACCCTTCGTGGTGCACGCATGTGGGAATTCCTTGACCGCTTCATTCACATCACAGCTCCAAACATCCGTGACTTCCGCGGTATTTCACCAAAGAGCTTTGATGGTCGTGGCAACTACGCCGTAGGTATTCCAGATCAGTCCATCTTCCCAGAAGTGGAGCTTGACCAGATCAAGCGTCAGATCGGTTTCGACCTCATTTTCGTAACTACTGCTGAAACTGATGATGCAGGCCGTGCACTTCTTCGTGCACTTGGCATGCCATTCCGTGAGACAGTCAAGAAAGAGGAGTCTGCAGCTTAA
- the rplX gene encoding 50S ribosomal protein L24, whose protein sequence is MAHVKKGDTVKVISGGHKGKTGTVTSVNVAKQQVIVEGVRKIKKAVRRSEQNQEGGIVEMDGPIHISNVKKVD, encoded by the coding sequence ATGGCACACGTTAAAAAGGGTGACACCGTCAAAGTGATCTCCGGCGGCCACAAAGGCAAAACTGGTACAGTTACTTCCGTAAACGTTGCTAAGCAGCAAGTTATTGTGGAAGGTGTCCGTAAGATCAAAAAAGCTGTCCGTCGTTCTGAACAGAACCAAGAGGGTGGCATTGTTGAGATGGATGGTCCAATCCACATCTCCAACGTTAAGAAGGTGGACTAA
- the rplN gene encoding 50S ribosomal protein L14, whose protein sequence is MIQMESKVSIADNTGARTAKMIGVLGTRSKVANVGDIITAHVREAIPTATIKKGSVVKAVVVRTAAPIRREDGSVLRFDNNAIVIIDKDNNPKGTRIFGPVARELRDKKFMKIVSLAPEVL, encoded by the coding sequence ATGATTCAAATGGAATCCAAGGTTTCGATCGCCGATAACACCGGTGCTCGTACCGCAAAGATGATCGGTGTTCTTGGAACTCGTTCCAAGGTCGCAAACGTGGGTGATATCATCACTGCTCACGTTCGTGAAGCAATCCCGACTGCAACCATCAAGAAAGGTTCTGTTGTGAAGGCGGTTGTTGTACGTACAGCAGCTCCGATCCGTCGTGAAGATGGTTCAGTGCTTCGTTTCGATAACAACGCTATCGTCATCATCGACAAGGACAATAACCCTAAAGGCACTCGTATCTTCGGACCGGTTGCTCGTGAACTCCGTGATAAGAAGTTCATGAAAATCGTTTCCCTCGCTCCAGAGGTGCTCTAA
- the rpsQ gene encoding 30S ribosomal protein S17 — protein sequence MSESTTNKPGLRKSRVGVVVSTKMDKTIVVEYVARVPHPRFKKIVKRTKKFYAHDEEGQAAVGDKVRITETKPISKKKCWVLAEVLSH from the coding sequence ATGAGCGAATCAACTACTAATAAGCCAGGTTTGCGTAAGTCCCGCGTCGGCGTTGTTGTTTCTACTAAGATGGATAAGACCATCGTGGTGGAATACGTAGCCCGTGTACCTCACCCTCGCTTCAAGAAGATCGTTAAGCGTACGAAGAAATTCTACGCTCACGATGAAGAGGGTCAGGCCGCTGTAGGTGACAAGGTGCGCATCACTGAGACCAAGCCAATCTCCAAGAAGAAGTGCTGGGTTCTCGCAGAGGTGCTTTCTCACTAA
- the rpmC gene encoding 50S ribosomal protein L29: MATKISEIRELSVEELTNRLRDLKQESLNLRLQQATGQLENTARIKEVRREVARVNTVLTELRNKAEQ, from the coding sequence ATGGCAACTAAAATTAGCGAAATCCGCGAGCTTTCTGTTGAGGAACTGACCAACCGTCTTCGTGACCTCAAGCAGGAAAGCCTTAATCTCCGTCTCCAGCAGGCTACTGGCCAGCTCGAGAATACCGCCCGTATCAAAGAAGTACGTCGTGAAGTAGCCCGTGTGAACACCGTTCTCACCGAGCTTCGTAACAAGGCCGAACAATAA
- the rplP gene encoding 50S ribosomal protein L16, with protein MPLMPKRTKFRKFQRGNRGGNAQRGTDVSFGDYGLQSLGRAWMSNRQIEACRISINRYLKRKGKVWIRIFPHRSVTSRPPETRMGKGKGAVDRWVAVIKPGTVIFEVAGVPEAAAKEALRLASNKLGFRTRFIERNKLS; from the coding sequence ATGCCTTTAATGCCAAAACGCACCAAGTTCCGTAAGTTCCAACGTGGTAACCGTGGCGGTAACGCCCAGCGCGGTACTGACGTGAGCTTCGGTGACTATGGTCTTCAGTCCCTCGGACGCGCTTGGATGTCCAACCGTCAGATTGAAGCATGCCGTATTTCCATCAACCGTTACCTCAAGCGTAAGGGTAAAGTATGGATCCGAATCTTCCCTCACAGATCAGTCACCAGCCGTCCACCAGAAACTCGTATGGGTAAAGGTAAGGGCGCTGTAGACCGTTGGGTAGCAGTGATCAAGCCAGGTACAGTAATCTTTGAGGTTGCTGGTGTTCCTGAGGCAGCTGCTAAAGAGGCACTTCGCCTCGCATCAAACAAGCTCGGCTTCCGCACTCGTTTCATCGAGCGTAACAAGCTCAGCTAA
- the rpsC gene encoding 30S ribosomal protein S3, with protein MGQKVNPIAFRLAVSKDWRSKWYATGSDYANKLHEDLKVRKYIKGRLQFAALSRVTIERAWNSVRVTLHTSRPGLVIGRKGSEIEKMTTDISKICGGCQVKIDIIEIRKPELDAQLVAENIAVQLERRIAFRRAMKRSIQTAMDFGADGIRIRCAGRLGGADIARAEWYREGKVPLQTLRVPIDYGFAEASTVYGIIGVKVWINKKEEKVNAGGGQGRGNRGGRRPARERRQG; from the coding sequence ATGGGACAGAAAGTAAATCCGATCGCATTCCGCCTCGCAGTCAGCAAGGACTGGCGCTCCAAGTGGTATGCCACCGGCTCAGACTACGCCAACAAGCTTCATGAAGACCTCAAGGTACGTAAGTACATCAAGGGCCGTCTTCAGTTCGCAGCACTCTCCCGCGTGACCATCGAGCGCGCATGGAACAGTGTTCGTGTTACTCTTCACACCTCACGCCCTGGTCTTGTTATCGGCCGTAAGGGTTCTGAGATCGAGAAAATGACCACAGACATCTCCAAGATCTGTGGTGGTTGCCAAGTGAAGATCGACATCATTGAAATCCGCAAGCCTGAGCTCGACGCTCAGCTCGTGGCAGAAAACATCGCCGTTCAGCTCGAGCGCCGTATTGCTTTCCGCCGTGCGATGAAACGCTCCATCCAGACTGCCATGGACTTCGGTGCCGACGGTATCCGTATCCGCTGTGCAGGACGTCTTGGTGGTGCTGACATTGCTCGTGCAGAGTGGTACCGTGAAGGTAAAGTGCCTCTTCAGACACTTCGTGTACCTATCGACTACGGCTTTGCAGAGGCTTCCACCGTTTATGGTATCATCGGTGTGAAGGTATGGATCAACAAGAAGGAAGAGAAGGTAAACGCCGGTGGTGGCCAAGGTCGCGGTAATCGTGGCGGACGTCGTCCAGCTCGCGAGCGTCGCCAAGGCTAA
- the rplV gene encoding 50S ribosomal protein L22: MEVKSTYKFARISAKKARDVAREIQGLPVSAAIDALTFTPKKAAFLIGKTLKSAIANAENNFELDADDLYVKEAVIGEGPTFRRFKPRARGSAGAIRKRTSHIFITLAPKAEA; this comes from the coding sequence ATGGAAGTTAAATCAACATACAAATTTGCTCGCATCTCTGCCAAGAAGGCACGTGATGTGGCTCGTGAAATCCAAGGTCTTCCTGTGTCTGCTGCCATTGACGCACTTACCTTCACTCCGAAGAAAGCTGCTTTCCTTATCGGCAAGACCCTGAAGAGCGCTATTGCTAACGCAGAAAACAACTTCGAACTTGATGCAGACGACCTCTACGTCAAGGAAGCCGTCATCGGTGAAGGTCCTACCTTCCGCCGATTCAAGCCACGTGCACGCGGATCCGCAGGTGCTATCCGCAAGCGCACGAGTCATATCTTCATCACACTCGCCCCTAAGGCCGAGGCATAA
- the rpsS gene encoding 30S ribosomal protein S19 — MPRSLKKGPFVDQKLLDKIDAAIEANNKKPIKTWSRRSMITPDFVGHNFAVHNGKTFVAVYVTENMVGHKLGEFAPTRIFKAHGGIGKK, encoded by the coding sequence ATGCCTAGATCGCTTAAAAAAGGACCATTCGTGGACCAAAAACTTCTGGATAAGATCGATGCTGCTATTGAAGCAAACAATAAGAAGCCGATCAAAACCTGGAGCCGCCGTTCCATGATCACGCCTGACTTCGTAGGTCACAACTTCGCAGTTCACAATGGCAAGACATTCGTCGCTGTCTACGTGACTGAGAACATGGTGGGCCACAAGCTCGGGGAATTCGCTCCTACGCGTATCTTCAAAGCTCACGGAGGTATCGGTAAGAAGTAA
- the rplB gene encoding 50S ribosomal protein L2 — translation MPLKTFKPVTPANRYKVWNTFEEITKSTPEKSLTAPLKKTGGRNNRGRITCRHIGGGHKRKYRLIDFKRRKFDVEATVVAIEYDPNRTCRIALIEYADGQKSYILAPVGLTVGNTVVAGEKVAPKPGNATPLKNVPLGTAVHNIELVPGAGGKVARSAGQQAIVSNRETGYALVKMPSGEIRKFNENCLCTIGQVGNRDHMNEVSGKAGRTRWQGVRPTVRGMCMNPVDHPNGGGEGKSKSGGGRQHLKSPWGHTKGQKTRKKKKASDKFIVQRRKTKNR, via the coding sequence ATGCCTTTAAAAACATTCAAACCAGTAACTCCAGCCAACCGCTACAAGGTCTGGAACACATTCGAGGAGATCACTAAGTCGACTCCAGAGAAGTCCCTTACTGCTCCGCTTAAAAAGACTGGTGGACGTAACAACCGCGGTCGCATCACTTGCCGTCACATCGGTGGTGGTCACAAGCGCAAGTACCGTCTCATCGACTTCAAGCGTCGTAAGTTTGACGTAGAAGCAACAGTTGTAGCTATCGAGTACGATCCAAACCGTACATGCCGCATTGCACTCATCGAGTACGCTGACGGTCAGAAGAGCTACATCCTTGCTCCTGTTGGTCTCACAGTTGGCAACACTGTTGTCGCAGGTGAGAAAGTAGCTCCTAAGCCTGGTAATGCTACACCACTGAAGAACGTACCACTTGGTACAGCTGTCCACAACATCGAGCTCGTTCCGGGTGCAGGTGGTAAGGTAGCACGTTCCGCAGGTCAGCAGGCCATCGTTTCCAACCGTGAAACTGGTTATGCATTGGTGAAGATGCCATCCGGCGAGATCCGTAAGTTCAACGAAAACTGCCTCTGCACCATCGGCCAGGTAGGTAACCGCGATCACATGAACGAGGTTTCCGGCAAGGCTGGTCGTACACGTTGGCAGGGTGTTCGTCCTACCGTCCGTGGTATGTGTATGAACCCAGTCGACCACCCGAACGGTGGTGGTGAGGGTAAGTCCAAGTCCGGTGGTGGTCGTCAGCACCTGAAGTCACCTTGGGGTCACACCAAAGGCCAGAAGACACGTAAGAAGAAAAAGGCTAGCGACAAGTTCATTGTACAGCGTCGCAAGACCAAGAACCGCTAA
- the rplW gene encoding 50S ribosomal protein L23 yields the protein MKDIYQVIDTVRLSEKATLLQELNNEFVLKVAPRANKLEIKRAVEQLFGKKVESVRTCNYNGKKKRQRRSDAGRTANWKKAIVRLKDGETLDLV from the coding sequence ATGAAAGACATTTATCAAGTCATCGACACCGTTCGCCTCAGTGAAAAAGCTACTCTCCTCCAGGAGTTGAACAACGAGTTTGTTCTTAAGGTGGCACCTAGGGCAAACAAGCTCGAAATCAAGCGTGCTGTAGAACAGCTCTTCGGCAAGAAGGTTGAGTCTGTACGCACATGCAACTACAACGGCAAAAAGAAACGCCAACGCCGCAGTGACGCGGGCCGCACCGCTAACTGGAAGAAGGCCATCGTCCGTCTCAAGGACGGTGAGACTCTCGACCTCGTCTAA
- the rplD gene encoding 50S ribosomal protein L4, with amino-acid sequence MSGKLLSISDAKAANITVVEGDKGAQAVHDLITAYRANRRTGSANSKTRSEVSGTGKKMYRQKGTGNARHGDKGAPIFVGGGVVFGPKPRSYNKKVTKSVRKLALRKVLGEVIASERVLAVDSFEIADGKTKSFVSAIKGMTDAKKVLVIAGSFDEKTYLAGRNVQNVLLMTAAEVNVEQILHANAIVIVNDALETLAKRTA; translated from the coding sequence ATGTCAGGAAAACTACTTTCAATCTCCGACGCCAAGGCAGCCAACATCACTGTTGTTGAAGGCGACAAGGGTGCACAAGCAGTGCACGACTTGATTACTGCCTACCGCGCAAACCGTCGTACTGGTTCCGCTAACTCCAAGACTCGTTCTGAAGTAAGTGGCACTGGTAAGAAAATGTACCGTCAGAAGGGTACTGGTAACGCACGTCACGGCGACAAGGGTGCACCAATCTTCGTGGGTGGTGGCGTTGTCTTCGGACCTAAGCCACGCAGCTACAACAAGAAGGTCACCAAGAGCGTACGTAAGCTTGCTCTTCGTAAGGTTCTCGGTGAAGTCATCGCTTCCGAGCGTGTACTCGCTGTTGACTCCTTCGAGATCGCAGACGGCAAGACCAAGTCTTTCGTTTCCGCTATCAAGGGTATGACCGACGCCAAGAAGGTGCTCGTCATCGCTGGTAGCTTCGACGAGAAGACCTACCTCGCTGGACGTAACGTACAGAACGTTCTTCTCATGACTGCAGCAGAAGTAAACGTGGAGCAAATCCTCCACGCTAACGCTATCGTCATCGTGAACGACGCTCTCGAAACACTCGCTAAGCGCACAGCATAA
- the rplC gene encoding 50S ribosomal protein L3, with amino-acid sequence MSLGLLGKKVGMTRVFDQEAGIMIPVTVIDVAGNEFLQLKTTESDGYSAVQIGYDEQKENRLNAPTKGHFKKYGANAKKLVKEFRFTSDADLPNTEEAHPGATLFEDGQTVDVIGTTKGKGFQGVVKRYNFSGQPDSHGHMMHRRPGGIGAGTWPGRVWKNKKMPGRHGQYRRTVQNLKVVQVRAEDNVILVSGAVPGHKGGYVVVRPAVKGANK; translated from the coding sequence ATGTCACTCGGACTATTAGGTAAAAAAGTAGGTATGACTCGCGTCTTCGACCAGGAAGCAGGAATCATGATCCCTGTCACTGTGATCGACGTAGCAGGTAACGAATTCCTCCAGCTCAAGACCACTGAATCTGACGGTTACTCCGCAGTTCAGATCGGTTACGACGAGCAAAAGGAAAACCGCCTCAACGCTCCAACCAAAGGTCATTTCAAGAAGTACGGCGCAAACGCCAAGAAGCTTGTTAAGGAGTTCCGCTTCACTAGCGACGCAGATCTTCCTAACACTGAGGAAGCACACCCAGGTGCTACCCTTTTCGAAGACGGTCAGACCGTTGACGTAATCGGTACAACCAAGGGTAAAGGTTTCCAGGGTGTTGTTAAGCGTTACAACTTCTCCGGTCAGCCTGACTCACACGGTCACATGATGCACCGCCGTCCTGGTGGTATCGGTGCCGGTACATGGCCAGGTCGTGTATGGAAGAACAAGAAGATGCCAGGTCGTCACGGCCAGTATCGTCGTACTGTTCAGAATCTCAAAGTTGTTCAGGTCCGCGCTGAAGACAATGTCATCCTCGTATCAGGTGCCGTTCCGGGCCACAAGGGTGGTTACGTTGTCGTTCGTCCAGCAGTTAAGGGCGCTAACAAGTAA
- the rpsJ gene encoding 30S ribosomal protein S10: protein MENQKIRIRLRAYDHRAIDRSAQEIVETAKRTGAKVAGPIPLPTRVEKFSVNRSVNQNKKSADQFEIRTHKRLLDIVDPTARTVDELKKLNLPAGVDIAIRI, encoded by the coding sequence ATGGAAAATCAGAAGATTAGAATCCGTCTCCGCGCCTACGATCATCGTGCGATCGATCGTTCCGCACAGGAGATCGTCGAGACCGCCAAGCGTACAGGTGCTAAGGTGGCCGGCCCGATTCCTCTGCCGACTCGCGTTGAAAAATTCAGCGTTAACCGTTCTGTTAACCAGAACAAGAAGTCAGCCGACCAATTCGAGATCCGGACCCACAAGCGCTTGCTTGATATCGTAGACCCTACAGCCCGCACCGTAGATGAGCTCAAGAAGCTTAATCTTCCAGCTGGTGTAGACATCGCAATCCGTATCTGA
- the fusA gene encoding elongation factor G, giving the protein MSSNPNNPNRPCPLERTRNIGIAAHIDAGKTTLTERILFYTGMIHRIGEVHDGATTTDHMEQERERGITITSAAVTCEWVQKPNDGIFKLFESEKQRVNIIDTPGHVDFTAEVERSLRVLDGTIVVFCGVAGVQPQTETVWRQATKYNVPRIVFVNKMDRVGADFNNVLNEVREKLHATAAAVLIPIGAEDQLRGQIDVVNQQAVIYSDDDKFGSTFTIEELSEDQKLIAMEAREELIDTVADLDDELGEKYLMEEEITPGDLKSAIRRVTIANKFVPVSGGSAFKNKGVQFLVDAVIDYLPSPLDVVPAKGQKANDEEAVVIAEADDNKLFCSLAFKLWADKYVGKLVFFRVYSGTVSKGDSVYNPRTGKQERVSRIIQVQADKHEEIETCYAGDIAAFVGIKNVTTGDTLCNKKFDIMLEPPTFPEPVIAMAVEPKTKADQEKMSIGLGRLQEEDPTFVVKTDEDTGQTIIAGMGELHLEVIIDRLKREFKVEANVGKPQIAYRETITKAAAGDGVLKKQTGGKGQYGRVKLEVRPNEQGKGLTIENKVVGGAIPKEFINAVYGGIKDAMVNGSVAGYPVVDVHVEVVDGDSHDVDSNENAFHMAAIFAMRDAFENAGAILLEPVMDVEVTTPDEYQGDIMGDLNRRRALIGGMETRGPVCTLKAKVPLAEMFGYMTALRTVSSGRASFTMEPSSFEPVPQAIVDEKFGERV; this is encoded by the coding sequence ATGTCATCGAACCCAAACAATCCGAACCGTCCTTGCCCATTGGAGCGTACGCGCAACATCGGGATCGCGGCTCATATTGATGCGGGTAAGACGACGCTTACTGAGCGAATTCTCTTCTACACCGGCATGATTCATAGGATCGGTGAGGTGCACGATGGTGCGACTACTACCGACCATATGGAGCAAGAGCGCGAACGTGGTATTACCATTACCTCGGCTGCCGTGACTTGTGAGTGGGTTCAGAAGCCCAATGATGGGATCTTTAAGCTTTTCGAAAGCGAGAAGCAGCGAGTGAATATCATTGATACTCCTGGTCACGTGGATTTCACGGCTGAGGTTGAGCGCTCCCTGCGCGTTCTCGATGGAACAATTGTGGTATTCTGTGGTGTGGCTGGAGTCCAGCCACAGACAGAAACTGTCTGGCGCCAAGCGACCAAGTACAATGTCCCGCGCATTGTATTCGTCAATAAGATGGATCGTGTTGGCGCAGACTTTAACAATGTCCTTAATGAGGTGCGCGAGAAGCTGCATGCTACGGCTGCAGCTGTTCTTATTCCGATCGGAGCCGAAGATCAGCTTCGTGGTCAGATCGATGTGGTCAACCAGCAGGCTGTCATCTATTCGGATGATGACAAGTTCGGTTCCACCTTTACAATTGAAGAGCTTAGTGAAGATCAGAAGCTCATTGCCATGGAGGCTCGTGAAGAGCTGATTGATACTGTGGCAGATTTGGACGACGAACTCGGTGAGAAATATCTCATGGAGGAAGAGATTACTCCTGGGGATCTCAAGTCCGCTATCCGTCGTGTGACCATTGCGAATAAGTTCGTACCGGTATCCGGCGGTTCCGCTTTCAAAAACAAAGGTGTTCAGTTCCTGGTGGACGCCGTCATCGACTATCTGCCAAGCCCGCTTGATGTGGTTCCGGCCAAGGGTCAGAAGGCAAACGATGAAGAGGCTGTTGTCATTGCCGAGGCAGACGATAACAAGCTATTCTGCTCATTGGCATTCAAGTTATGGGCGGATAAGTACGTTGGTAAGCTGGTTTTCTTCCGCGTGTATTCCGGTACCGTGTCCAAGGGGGATTCAGTCTACAATCCGCGTACAGGTAAACAGGAGCGTGTTTCCCGTATCATTCAGGTGCAGGCAGACAAGCACGAGGAGATCGAAACCTGCTATGCTGGTGACATCGCCGCGTTTGTAGGGATCAAGAATGTTACTACCGGTGACACTCTTTGTAACAAGAAGTTCGACATCATGCTCGAGCCGCCGACTTTCCCTGAGCCAGTGATTGCCATGGCTGTTGAGCCTAAGACAAAGGCTGACCAGGAGAAGATGTCCATTGGTCTGGGTCGACTCCAGGAGGAGGACCCAACTTTCGTTGTGAAGACAGATGAGGACACCGGCCAGACGATCATCGCAGGTATGGGTGAACTTCACCTCGAGGTGATTATTGATCGTCTCAAGCGCGAGTTCAAAGTGGAGGCCAATGTGGGTAAACCACAGATCGCCTACCGCGAAACGATCACCAAAGCAGCTGCTGGAGACGGAGTTCTCAAGAAGCAGACTGGTGGTAAGGGGCAGTATGGCCGCGTGAAGCTCGAGGTTCGTCCTAACGAGCAGGGTAAGGGTCTTACCATCGAGAACAAGGTGGTTGGCGGTGCCATCCCTAAAGAATTTATTAATGCAGTCTATGGCGGAATCAAAGACGCCATGGTGAACGGTAGCGTTGCTGGTTATCCAGTCGTGGATGTACACGTCGAAGTAGTCGACGGTGATTCCCACGATGTGGATTCCAACGAAAACGCTTTCCATATGGCTGCTATTTTCGCCATGAGAGATGCCTTTGAGAATGCTGGTGCTATTCTCCTTGAGCCTGTCATGGATGTCGAGGTGACCACTCCTGATGAGTATCAGGGGGATATCATGGGTGACCTCAATCGCCGTCGCGCGCTCATCGGTGGTATGGAAACCAGGGGTCCAGTGTGTACCCTGAAAGCCAAGGTGCCACTTGCCGAGATGTTCGGCTACATGACCGCGCTCAGAACAGTCTCTTCTGGCCGTGCTTCATTTACTATGGAGCCGTCCAGTTTTGAACCAGTCCCACAGGCAATCGTCGATGAAAAATTCGGCGAGCGCGTGTAA
- the rpsG gene encoding 30S ribosomal protein S7 has product MARRRKIHAKKDRRDSRYDSQLVGTLISKVMKDGKRSLAERIVYDAIDSANSGTDTVDPLEIITRAIENAKPRVEVKSRRVGGATYQVPLEVEPARSESLAMRWLVTFARNKKGVPMHKALANEIKDAANNQGSAVRKRDDMHKMAQANRAFAHFRW; this is encoded by the coding sequence ATGGCACGCCGTAGAAAAATTCACGCAAAGAAAGATCGTCGCGATTCACGTTACGACAGCCAGCTTGTTGGTACTCTTATCAGCAAGGTGATGAAGGATGGTAAGCGCTCCCTCGCAGAGCGTATCGTTTATGATGCCATCGATTCTGCTAACAGCGGTACCGACACTGTTGATCCACTTGAGATCATCACTCGTGCGATCGAAAACGCCAAGCCACGCGTAGAGGTTAAGTCTCGCCGTGTTGGTGGTGCAACTTATCAGGTGCCTCTTGAGGTTGAGCCTGCACGTTCCGAGTCCCTCGCTATGCGCTGGCTCGTTACCTTCGCTCGCAACAAGAAGGGTGTACCAATGCACAAGGCTCTCGCTAACGAGATCAAGGACGCAGCGAACAATCAAGGTTCCGCAGTCCGTAAGCGTGACGACATGCACAAGATGGCTCAGGCCAACCGTGCGTTTGCTCACTTCCGCTGGTAA